Proteins encoded in a region of the Dorea longicatena genome:
- a CDS encoding alanine/glycine:cation symporter family protein — MDKLNNIVLLIQHYLADYILIILLLGGGVIFTIRLGFIQIRGFKAGWKRTFGGLFSKKGTAGKDGMSSFQALATAIAAQVGTGNIAGAATALAIGGPGAIFWMWIAAFLGMATIFGEAIMAQKYKHVGKDGHVTGGPVYYIQAAFKGTFGKILAAVFSVLIIFALGFMGNAVQSNSIASAFHTAFGIPQIVVGIIIAVIALFVFVGGISRIAKVTETIVPIMACFYIIGSLIVIFANFKEIPYAFYSIVVGAFKPSAVSGGAVGATVKLALTKGVARGLFSNEAGMGSTPHAHAVAKVEHPVEQGFVAMIGVFIDTFVILNLTALVIITTQSIPTGLTGTALSQYAFSSVFGKFGNVFIAICMFFFAFSTIIGWYFFGQANVKYLFGKNAVKPYAVLVSLCVLLGSLAQVDLVWNMADCFNSLMVIPNILALFFLSSQMKELHDDYYHNFLKNKKVK, encoded by the coding sequence TTGGATAAACTGAATAATATCGTATTACTGATTCAGCATTATCTGGCAGATTATATTTTAATCATTCTGCTGTTAGGAGGAGGTGTTATATTTACGATCCGGCTCGGATTTATCCAGATACGGGGATTTAAGGCCGGGTGGAAAAGAACGTTTGGCGGACTGTTTTCGAAAAAAGGAACGGCGGGAAAAGACGGTATGTCATCATTTCAGGCACTTGCAACGGCTATTGCAGCACAGGTAGGAACGGGGAATATTGCAGGAGCGGCAACAGCATTGGCAATAGGCGGACCGGGAGCGATTTTCTGGATGTGGATTGCGGCATTTCTTGGAATGGCGACCATTTTCGGAGAAGCTATTATGGCTCAGAAATATAAGCATGTAGGAAAAGACGGGCATGTAACAGGCGGACCGGTTTATTATATTCAGGCGGCTTTCAAAGGTACTTTTGGAAAAATCCTGGCAGCTGTCTTTTCTGTTCTGATCATTTTTGCACTGGGATTTATGGGAAATGCGGTACAGTCCAACTCGATAGCGTCAGCATTTCATACTGCATTTGGTATACCACAGATAGTGGTGGGGATCATTATAGCGGTTATCGCATTGTTTGTATTTGTCGGAGGAATTTCCAGAATTGCAAAAGTTACAGAGACGATTGTTCCAATCATGGCATGTTTTTATATTATCGGATCACTGATTGTAATCTTTGCAAACTTTAAAGAAATCCCATATGCATTTTATTCTATCGTTGTAGGTGCTTTTAAACCGTCTGCAGTCAGTGGCGGAGCAGTGGGAGCAACGGTAAAGCTTGCACTCACAAAAGGTGTGGCAAGAGGACTGTTCTCGAATGAAGCAGGTATGGGATCGACGCCTCACGCACATGCGGTAGCGAAAGTAGAACATCCGGTAGAGCAGGGATTTGTAGCAATGATCGGTGTATTCATTGATACCTTTGTAATTCTGAATCTGACGGCACTGGTGATTATTACAACACAGTCGATTCCGACAGGGCTTACAGGTACAGCACTCAGCCAGTATGCATTTTCGAGTGTATTCGGAAAATTCGGTAATGTATTTATTGCAATCTGTATGTTCTTTTTCGCATTTTCGACGATTATCGGCTGGTATTTCTTTGGACAGGCCAATGTGAAATATTTATTTGGAAAAAATGCAGTAAAGCCGTATGCGGTTCTGGTTTCGCTCTGTGTATTGTTAGGTTCACTTGCACAGGTTGATCTGGTATGGAATATGGCAGACTGTTTCAATTCATTGATGGTAATTCCTAATATTCTTGCATTGTTCTTCCTGAGCAGCCAGATGAAAGAACTGCATGACGATTACTATCATAATTTCTTAAAAAATAAAAAAGTAAAATAA
- the grdD gene encoding glycine/sarcosine/betaine reductase complex component C subunit alpha, whose protein sequence is MADKIERIIADTFLQMAEGLETGNFGKKPKIALTGMGSEHGEENAMEAAKMAAKDGIEVYYIGTLEAEGVTTVKVANDEEGHKKMEELLASQKIDGAVTMHFPFPIGVSTVGRVVTPAKGKEMFIANTTGTSSADRIEGMIKNTIYGMITAKACGLEHPTVGILNVDGARQTEIALKELKKNGYDITFAESARADGGCVMRGNDVLQGTPDIMVCDSLTGNIMVKMLSSYTTGGSFEASGYGYGPGIGEDYEQLVMIVSRASGAPVIAGAIRYAAQLVRSKVFDIAKKEFEMAEKAGLKEILEVRKQSSKPAASDENIKEPPKEVVTSQIAGIEVMDLEDAVKVLWKQNIYAESGMGCTGPIIRVSDANLSKAEEELKKAGYMN, encoded by the coding sequence ATGGCAGACAAGATTGAAAGAATCATTGCAGATACATTCTTACAGATGGCAGAAGGACTAGAGACAGGAAACTTCGGAAAGAAGCCAAAGATTGCATTGACAGGTATGGGCAGTGAGCACGGAGAAGAAAATGCAATGGAAGCTGCGAAGATGGCCGCCAAAGATGGAATTGAGGTATATTACATCGGAACACTGGAAGCAGAAGGCGTTACTACTGTTAAGGTGGCAAATGATGAAGAAGGTCATAAGAAGATGGAAGAACTGCTGGCATCCCAGAAAATAGATGGAGCAGTAACTATGCATTTCCCATTTCCGATCGGTGTGTCAACGGTTGGACGTGTAGTGACACCCGCAAAAGGAAAAGAGATGTTTATTGCCAATACGACCGGAACATCCAGTGCAGACCGTATTGAGGGAATGATTAAGAATACGATCTATGGAATGATTACGGCGAAGGCGTGTGGTCTGGAACATCCGACAGTAGGAATCCTGAATGTCGACGGTGCACGTCAGACAGAGATTGCATTAAAAGAACTTAAGAAGAATGGATATGATATTACGTTTGCAGAATCTGCAAGAGCAGATGGCGGATGTGTCATGCGTGGAAATGATGTATTGCAGGGGACACCGGATATTATGGTATGTGATTCCCTGACGGGAAATATTATGGTCAAGATGCTGTCTTCCTATACAACCGGAGGAAGTTTTGAAGCATCCGGTTACGGCTATGGTCCTGGAATCGGGGAAGATTATGAACAGTTGGTTATGATCGTGTCCAGGGCATCCGGTGCACCGGTGATCGCAGGAGCAATCCGGTATGCGGCACAGCTGGTAAGAAGTAAGGTGTTTGATATTGCAAAGAAAGAATTTGAGATGGCGGAGAAAGCCGGACTAAAGGAGATTCTGGAAGTAAGAAAACAGAGCTCTAAGCCGGCGGCATCAGATGAGAATATAAAAGAGCCGCCAAAGGAAGTTGTAACATCCCAGATCGCAGGAATTGAGGTCATGGACCTGGAAGATGCAGTAAAAGTATTGTGGAAACAGAACATATACGCGGAAAGTGGAATGGGTTGTACCGGACCGATTATCCGTGTGTCCGATGCGAATCTTTCAAAAGCAGAAGAAGAGCTTAAGAAGGCCGGATATATGAATTAG
- a CDS encoding glycine--tRNA ligase has protein sequence MAEKTMDKIVSLAKARGFVYPGSEIYGGLANTWDYGNLGVELKNNVKKAWWKKFIQESPFNVGVDCAILMNPQTWIASGHLGGFSDPLMDCKQCHERFRADKVIEDYCAENNIELDGAVDAWTQEQMKNFIDENQIPCPTCGKHDFTDIRQFNLMFKTFQGVTEDAKNTVYLRPETAQGIFVNFKNVQRTSRKKLPFGIGQIGKSFRNEITPGNFTFRTREFEQMELEFFCKPDTDLEWFDYWKKFCLNWLSSLGLKEDEVRYRDHDKEELSFYSKATTDVEFLFPFGWGELWGIADRTDYDLTQHQKVSGQDLTYFDDETKEKYIPYVIEPSLGADRMVLAFLCSAYDEEEIGTEEKPDTRTVLHFHPALAPVKIGVLPLSKKLNEGAEKVFAQLSKKYNCEYDDRGNIGKRYRRQDEIGTPFCVTYDFDSEEDGAVTVRDRDTMEQERIKIEDLDAYFEKKFEW, from the coding sequence ATGGCAGAAAAGACTATGGATAAGATCGTTTCATTGGCGAAAGCAAGAGGATTTGTATATCCGGGATCTGAGATCTATGGCGGGCTTGCGAATACATGGGATTATGGTAATCTCGGAGTAGAATTGAAAAACAATGTAAAAAAAGCATGGTGGAAGAAATTCATTCAGGAATCTCCGTTCAATGTAGGTGTGGACTGTGCGATCCTTATGAACCCACAGACATGGATCGCAAGTGGACATCTCGGAGGATTCAGTGATCCTCTGATGGATTGTAAACAGTGTCACGAACGTTTCCGTGCGGATAAAGTCATCGAAGATTATTGTGCAGAGAATAACATTGAACTGGATGGTGCGGTAGATGCATGGACACAGGAGCAGATGAAGAACTTTATCGATGAGAATCAGATTCCATGTCCGACATGTGGAAAGCATGACTTTACAGATATCCGTCAGTTCAACCTGATGTTCAAGACATTCCAGGGAGTAACAGAGGATGCGAAGAATACGGTATATCTCCGTCCGGAGACTGCACAGGGAATCTTCGTAAACTTCAAGAATGTACAGCGTACATCCAGAAAGAAACTGCCATTTGGTATCGGACAGATTGGTAAATCATTCCGTAACGAGATCACACCTGGTAACTTTACATTCCGTACCAGAGAGTTCGAACAGATGGAACTGGAATTCTTCTGCAAACCGGATACAGACCTTGAATGGTTTGATTATTGGAAGAAGTTCTGTCTGAACTGGCTGTCTTCATTAGGTCTGAAAGAAGATGAGGTACGTTACCGTGATCACGATAAAGAAGAACTTTCTTTCTACAGTAAAGCAACAACAGATGTTGAATTCTTATTCCCATTCGGATGGGGCGAGCTGTGGGGAATTGCAGACCGTACAGATTACGACTTAACACAGCATCAGAAGGTATCCGGACAGGATCTGACATACTTTGATGATGAGACAAAGGAAAAATACATCCCATACGTTATCGAGCCGTCACTCGGTGCAGACCGTATGGTACTTGCATTCCTTTGCAGTGCTTATGATGAAGAAGAGATCGGAACAGAGGAGAAGCCTGATACACGTACAGTTCTTCACTTCCATCCGGCACTGGCACCGGTTAAGATCGGTGTGCTTCCGCTTTCTAAGAAGCTGAATGAAGGCGCAGAGAAAGTATTTGCACAGTTAAGCAAGAAATACAACTGCGAATATGATGACCGTGGAAATATCGGAAAACGTTACCGTCGTCAGGATGAGATCGGAACACCATTCTGTGTAACATACGATTTCGATTCTGAAGAAGACGGAGCAGTAACTGTCCGTGACAGAGATACCATGGAACAGGAAAGAATCAAGATTGAAGATCTGGATGCTTATTTCGAGAAGAAATTCGAGTGGTAA
- the grdB gene encoding glycine reductase complex selenoprotein B — translation MSKIKVVHYINQFFAQIGGEEKADYPAEIRVGEVVGPGLALTQNFKDEAEIIATVICGDSYFNENLEKAKADILAMVKEQAPDVFIAGPAFNAGRYGVACGTIAAAVQEELGIPAVTGMYVENPGADMFKNDVYMISTKNSAAGMRDAVKKLAPLAVKLAKGEKIGSSAEEGYIPNGIRVNFFEKERGSKRAVKMLIKKLNDKPYVTEYPMPNFDRVEPNPAVKDLAHAKIALVTSGGIVPKGNPDHIESSSASHYGEYDITGVTDLTEETYETAHGGYDPVYANEDPDRVLPVDVLRDMEKEGVIGSLHHLFYTTVGNGTSVASAKAFAAEYSQKLKADGVDAVILTSTUGTCTRCGATMVKEIERAGIPVVHICTVTPISMTVGANRIVPAIAIPHPLGNPALDQEEEKKLRRGIVEKALEALTTEVDGQKVFE, via the coding sequence ATGTCTAAGATAAAAGTAGTTCATTATATCAACCAGTTCTTTGCACAGATTGGTGGAGAGGAAAAAGCAGACTATCCTGCAGAAATTCGTGTTGGGGAAGTTGTAGGACCTGGTCTGGCACTGACACAGAATTTTAAAGATGAAGCAGAGATTATTGCAACAGTTATTTGCGGAGATTCTTACTTCAATGAGAACCTTGAAAAAGCAAAAGCAGATATTCTTGCAATGGTAAAAGAGCAGGCACCGGATGTATTTATTGCAGGACCGGCATTCAACGCCGGTCGTTATGGCGTGGCTTGCGGTACAATTGCGGCAGCTGTTCAGGAGGAACTTGGAATTCCTGCAGTTACAGGTATGTATGTAGAAAACCCTGGAGCAGATATGTTCAAGAATGATGTCTACATGATCTCAACAAAGAACAGTGCGGCAGGTATGAGGGATGCAGTGAAGAAACTTGCTCCGTTGGCAGTGAAACTGGCAAAAGGAGAAAAAATCGGTTCATCTGCAGAAGAAGGATATATCCCGAATGGTATCCGTGTGAATTTCTTCGAAAAAGAAAGAGGATCCAAACGTGCGGTTAAGATGCTGATCAAGAAATTGAATGACAAGCCATATGTAACAGAATATCCGATGCCGAATTTTGACAGAGTAGAACCAAATCCGGCAGTGAAGGATCTTGCACATGCGAAGATTGCCCTGGTTACTTCCGGTGGTATCGTTCCAAAGGGAAACCCGGACCACATAGAAAGTTCAAGTGCTTCTCACTATGGAGAGTATGATATTACAGGAGTTACAGATCTTACAGAAGAGACATATGAGACTGCACATGGCGGATATGATCCGGTATATGCGAATGAAGATCCGGATCGTGTACTTCCGGTAGATGTTCTTCGCGATATGGAAAAAGAAGGTGTGATCGGATCGCTTCATCATCTGTTCTATACAACTGTAGGAAATGGAACATCTGTAGCATCCGCAAAAGCATTTGCAGCAGAGTATTCGCAGAAATTAAAGGCTGACGGAGTAGATGCCGTTATCCTGACCTCCACCTGAGGTACCTGTACTCGTTGCGGTGCAACGATGGTAAAAGAAATCGAAAGAGCAGGAATTCCTGTTGTACATATCTGTACAGTTACTCCGATTTCTATGACAGTTGGTGCAAATAGAATCGTACCGGCGATTGCTATTCCACATCCACTCGGTAATCCGGCACTGGATCAGGAAGAAGAAAAGAAATTACGCCGTGGAATCGTAGAAAAAGCTCTGGAAGCTTTGACTACGGAAGTTGACGGACAGAAAGTTTTTGAATAG
- the trxA gene encoding thioredoxin TrxA, whose product MIDVDKTTFEEEVLKADGYVFVDFYGDGCVPCQALMPKVHEFAETYGDKLKFTSLNTTKARRLAISQKVLGLPVMAIYKDGEKVEELVKDDCTAESIEAMIKKYI is encoded by the coding sequence ATGATAGATGTAGATAAGACTACTTTTGAAGAAGAAGTATTAAAAGCAGATGGTTATGTGTTTGTTGATTTTTATGGAGATGGATGTGTTCCTTGTCAGGCTTTAATGCCAAAGGTACATGAATTTGCAGAGACTTATGGGGATAAGTTAAAATTCACATCTTTAAATACAACAAAAGCGCGCCGTCTTGCAATTTCACAGAAAGTTTTAGGACTTCCTGTAATGGCAATCTATAAGGATGGCGAAAAGGTAGAAGAGCTGGTCAAAGACGACTGTACAGCTGAATCAATTGAAGCAATGATTAAGAAATATATCTAG
- the grdA gene encoding glycine/sarcosine/betaine reductase complex selenoprotein A has protein sequence MAILEGKKAIIIGDRDGIPGPAIAECVKTAGAEIVFSSTECFVUTSAGAMDLENQKRVKEFAEEYGAENLVVVLGAAEGEAAGLAAETVTLGDPTFAGPLTGVQLGLTVYHVCEPEMKAEFDEAVYDEQVGMMEMVLDVDDIVSEMQAIRDQL, from the coding sequence ATGGCTATTTTAGAAGGGAAAAAAGCAATAATTATCGGAGATCGTGATGGAATTCCGGGACCAGCCATTGCAGAATGTGTAAAAACTGCAGGTGCTGAGATCGTATTCTCATCTACGGAATGTTTCGTCTGAACGAGCGCAGGCGCAATGGATCTGGAAAACCAGAAGAGAGTAAAAGAATTCGCTGAAGAATATGGTGCAGAGAACTTAGTAGTAGTTCTTGGTGCAGCAGAAGGAGAGGCTGCAGGTCTTGCAGCTGAGACTGTAACTTTAGGCGATCCTACTTTCGCAGGTCCATTGACAGGGGTCCAGCTTGGACTCACGGTATATCACGTATGCGAACCAGAGATGAAAGCAGAGTTTGACGAAGCGGTTTATGATGAGCAGGTAGGCATGATGGAAATGGTATTAGATGTTGATGATATCGTTTCAGAGATGCAGGCTATCAGAGATCAGTTATAG
- a CDS encoding GrdX family protein: MSKYMVITNNPLVRSRLDDTHEVIYLELSYEELLKVVRDRIYEGHRLLTHPLSGSVKPKETPYKSVLISERKEKVDGESVRLIENAILVCQKFQDKSKYYKEEVYKDFQLVDWTLLESGLASADVW, translated from the coding sequence ATGAGTAAGTATATGGTGATCACAAATAATCCGCTTGTACGATCCAGGCTGGATGATACACATGAGGTAATCTATCTGGAACTCTCTTATGAAGAACTTCTGAAGGTAGTAAGGGACAGAATTTACGAAGGTCACAGATTATTGACACATCCATTATCAGGAAGTGTAAAACCAAAGGAAACACCGTACAAATCTGTGCTGATATCTGAGAGAAAGGAGAAGGTGGATGGGGAATCTGTCAGATTGATTGAAAATGCGATTCTGGTATGTCAGAAATTTCAAGATAAAAGTAAGTATTACAAAGAAGAAGTTTATAAGGATTTTCAATTGGTTGACTGGACTTTATTAGAGAGCGGACTGGCGTCTGCGGATGTCTGGTAG
- the trxB gene encoding thioredoxin-disulfide reductase, which produces MSEIYDVIILGAGPAGLAAGLYAGRSRLNVLIIEKGQDGGQIAITDEIENYPGQIVEGESGPSLIARMTEQAEKFGAKRVSDMIKEVELEEEVKVLKSEKNEYRGKNVIIATGAHARPIGCKGEGQFRGKGVSYCATCDANFFEDFEVYVVGGGDSAVEEAMYLTKFARKVTIIHRRDELRAAKSIQEKAFKNPKLFFMWDSVVEELEGDDILQAMYVKNVKTGEVTKVEADPEDGMFGLFGFIGTVPNTKIFEGIIDMDERGYIKTDADMHTNIPGVYAAGDVRVKSLRQVVTAAADGAIAAVQVERSMSDYF; this is translated from the coding sequence ATGAGTGAGATTTATGACGTTATCATTCTGGGTGCAGGTCCTGCCGGTCTGGCGGCGGGGCTGTATGCAGGAAGAAGCCGGCTCAATGTTCTGATCATCGAAAAAGGTCAGGATGGAGGTCAGATCGCAATTACTGACGAGATTGAAAATTATCCGGGTCAGATTGTAGAAGGGGAATCCGGACCATCCCTGATTGCAAGAATGACAGAGCAGGCAGAAAAATTCGGGGCAAAAAGGGTATCCGATATGATCAAAGAAGTAGAACTTGAAGAAGAGGTCAAGGTTCTTAAGAGCGAAAAGAATGAATATCGCGGAAAAAATGTGATCATTGCAACGGGCGCACATGCAAGACCGATCGGATGCAAAGGAGAAGGACAGTTCAGGGGAAAAGGTGTTTCTTATTGTGCAACATGTGATGCGAACTTTTTTGAAGATTTTGAAGTATATGTAGTCGGCGGTGGGGATTCCGCGGTAGAAGAGGCTATGTATCTGACAAAATTCGCAAGAAAAGTTACGATCATTCACAGAAGAGATGAACTGCGGGCTGCAAAATCAATTCAAGAAAAAGCATTCAAGAATCCGAAGCTTTTCTTTATGTGGGACAGTGTCGTAGAAGAACTGGAAGGTGACGACATCCTTCAGGCAATGTATGTGAAGAATGTTAAGACCGGAGAAGTAACAAAAGTCGAAGCAGATCCGGAAGACGGAATGTTCGGGCTGTTCGGATTTATCGGAACGGTTCCGAATACAAAGATCTTTGAAGGAATCATTGATATGGATGAAAGAGGGTACATTAAGACGGATGCTGATATGCATACCAATATTCCGGGTGTATATGCAGCAGGAGATGTACGTGTAAAGAGTCTCCGCCAGGTAGTGACTGCGGCGGCAGATGGTGCGATTGCTGCGGTCCAGGTTGAAAGAAGCATGTCAGATTATTTCTAA
- a CDS encoding glycine/sarcosine/betaine reductase component B subunit, with the protein MRLEMGNIYIKDIQFADTSKIEDGILYVDKGAVKAVALEDEHIKTVTFDIAKPGESVRITPVKDVIEPRVKVEGKGGVFPGIISKVDTVGSGKTYALKGMAVVTAGRIVGFQEGIIDMTGPGADYTPFSKTLNLVMVCEPVEGIKQHEYEKAVRFAGFRVAAYIGELARELTPDETKVYETCGIKEGITQYPDLPRVAYVQMLQSQGLLHDTYVYGVDAKKTLPTILSPTEIMDGAIVSGNCVSACDKNPTYVHENNPVVHDLFEEHGKTLNFVCQIITNENVYLADKERSSDWTAKLCKMLDLDGVIVSQEGFGNPDTDLIMNCKKIEAEGIKTVIITDEYAGRDGKSQSLADADVAADAVVTGGNANEVVILPKLDKVIGTLDYVTKIAGASEDTLREDGSLEVELQVITGATNETGFNKLSAR; encoded by the coding sequence GTGAGATTAGAAATGGGTAATATTTACATTAAGGATATCCAGTTTGCGGATACATCAAAGATTGAAGATGGAATCCTGTATGTAGATAAAGGAGCTGTAAAAGCGGTAGCATTGGAAGATGAGCATATCAAAACAGTCACTTTTGATATTGCGAAACCAGGAGAATCAGTAAGAATCACACCGGTAAAAGATGTGATCGAACCAAGAGTAAAAGTTGAGGGAAAAGGCGGGGTATTCCCGGGAATTATTTCAAAAGTTGATACCGTTGGTTCCGGAAAGACGTATGCATTAAAAGGAATGGCTGTTGTAACAGCAGGAAGAATCGTCGGTTTCCAGGAAGGTATCATTGACATGACAGGACCGGGAGCTGATTACACACCATTTTCCAAGACATTGAATCTGGTTATGGTATGTGAACCTGTAGAAGGTATCAAGCAGCATGAATATGAAAAAGCAGTCCGGTTTGCCGGATTCCGGGTAGCAGCTTACATTGGGGAATTAGCGCGTGAGCTTACACCGGATGAGACAAAAGTATATGAGACATGCGGTATCAAAGAAGGAATCACACAGTATCCGGATCTTCCGAGAGTTGCATATGTCCAGATGCTTCAAAGCCAGGGACTCTTACATGACACTTATGTATACGGAGTGGATGCAAAGAAGACACTTCCTACAATCTTAAGTCCTACAGAGATCATGGACGGAGCAATCGTCTCTGGTAACTGTGTATCTGCATGTGATAAGAATCCTACATATGTACATGAGAATAATCCGGTTGTTCATGATCTGTTTGAAGAACATGGAAAGACACTGAACTTCGTATGTCAGATCATTACAAATGAAAATGTATACCTTGCAGATAAAGAAAGATCTTCTGACTGGACAGCAAAACTGTGTAAGATGTTAGATCTGGATGGCGTTATTGTATCACAGGAAGGATTTGGTAATCCGGATACAGACCTTATTATGAACTGTAAGAAGATCGAAGCAGAAGGCATCAAGACTGTAATTATTACAGATGAGTATGCCGGACGTGATGGAAAATCACAGTCTCTTGCGGACGCAGATGTGGCAGCAGATGCGGTTGTAACAGGTGGTAATGCAAATGAAGTTGTTATCCTGCCAAAACTTGATAAAGTAATTGGAACTTTAGATTATGTGACAAAGATCGCCGGAGCAAGTGAAGATACACTTCGCGAAGATGGATCTCTTGAAGTAGAACTTCAGGTCATCACAGGTGCAACAAATGAGACAGGTTTCAATAAGCTGAGTGCAAGATAG
- the grdC gene encoding glycine/sarcosine/betaine reductase complex component C subunit beta: protein MNSVIKGASYVLVHTPDMVLYNGTTQTTERVVNPDSEYLKAVPEHLRSYEEAVSYWPNQTYIGNAHPDELAAVEFPYYDKKKEGAKRYGKYGEIMPEEEFLLLVQACDMFEVVRLDKAFVAKYKDVFAQDPIISDDIIEKIHEGVELSEIEALINEDHAEPLYFEHQLVGCVKPAHDIDVNLSSHIMHENLMSKASSVLALLYAVKNAGIEKSDVEYVIDCAEEACGDMNQRGGGNFAKAAAEVAGLVNATGSDARGFCAAPTHALIEAAALVKSGAYKTVVVTAGGCTAKLGMNGKDHVKKGLPILEDCLGGFAVVVSENDGVNPEIDLDMLGRHSVGTGSAPQNVIGSLVADPLDRVGMKITDIDKFSPEMQNPDITKPAGAGDVPLANYKMIGALAVKSGELERKELVNFTKEHGLTGWAPTQGHIPSGVPYIGFAREDILSGKIKNAMIIGKGSLFLGRMTNLFDGVSFVIHGNMAAEEKAASGVSEEEVKGLIAKAMKEFAATLMAE, encoded by the coding sequence ATGAACAGTGTAATTAAAGGGGCAAGTTATGTATTAGTACATACACCAGATATGGTTTTATATAACGGAACAACGCAGACAACAGAGAGAGTTGTAAATCCGGATTCCGAATATCTGAAAGCAGTGCCGGAACACCTCCGGTCATATGAAGAGGCGGTTTCTTATTGGCCGAATCAGACTTATATCGGTAATGCACATCCGGATGAACTTGCTGCAGTTGAATTTCCATATTACGATAAGAAAAAAGAAGGAGCAAAACGTTACGGAAAATATGGTGAGATCATGCCGGAGGAAGAATTCCTGCTTCTGGTACAGGCATGCGATATGTTTGAAGTAGTGAGACTGGATAAAGCATTTGTAGCAAAATATAAAGATGTATTTGCCCAAGATCCAATTATCTCTGATGACATTATTGAAAAAATCCATGAAGGAGTAGAGCTTTCAGAGATCGAAGCATTGATCAATGAAGATCATGCAGAACCATTATATTTTGAACATCAGTTAGTCGGATGTGTAAAACCGGCACATGATATTGATGTGAATTTATCTTCTCATATTATGCATGAGAATCTTATGAGCAAAGCATCCAGCGTACTTGCCCTTCTGTATGCTGTGAAAAATGCAGGAATTGAAAAATCGGATGTTGAATATGTAATCGACTGTGCGGAAGAAGCATGTGGAGATATGAACCAGCGAGGCGGCGGTAACTTTGCGAAGGCAGCGGCAGAAGTTGCAGGTCTTGTAAATGCTACCGGATCCGATGCGAGAGGGTTCTGTGCGGCACCTACACATGCGCTGATCGAGGCAGCAGCACTGGTTAAATCCGGTGCATATAAGACGGTTGTTGTCACAGCAGGAGGATGTACGGCCAAACTTGGCATGAATGGAAAAGATCATGTAAAGAAAGGACTTCCGATTCTGGAGGACTGTCTGGGGGGATTTGCGGTAGTTGTATCTGAAAATGACGGAGTAAATCCGGAGATTGACCTTGATATGCTTGGACGGCACAGCGTAGGAACCGGATCTGCACCACAGAATGTAATTGGAAGTCTGGTAGCAGATCCGCTGGATCGGGTCGGTATGAAGATTACGGATATCGATAAATTTTCACCGGAGATGCAGAATCCGGATATTACGAAACCGGCGGGTGCAGGAGACGTTCCGCTTGCAAACTATAAGATGATCGGAGCTCTGGCAGTTAAGAGCGGCGAGCTGGAAAGAAAAGAACTCGTGAACTTCACAAAAGAACATGGTCTGACAGGATGGGCACCGACACAGGGACATATTCCTTCCGGAGTGCCTTATATCGGATTTGCACGGGAAGATATTTTAAGCGGTAAGATCAAGAATGCCATGATCATTGGAAAAGGAAGTCTGTTCCTTGGACGTATGACGAACCTTTTTGACGGCGTATCATTTGTAATCCACGGTAATATGGCAGCAGAGGAAAAAGCGGCTTCCGGTGTATCTGAGGAAGAAGTAAAGGGACTGATCGCAAAAGCGATGAAAGAATTTGCAGCAACCCTGATGGCAGAATAA